A DNA window from Desulfobacterales bacterium contains the following coding sequences:
- a CDS encoding putative O-glycosylation ligase, exosortase A system-associated, whose amino-acid sequence MRDLLVLLFTVSSSFIALFKPWIGVLALAVIGYLNPHRYAWGFSVTMPIYFIVFSATVIGMFLNRKESRAFPLTRETMLFILLMLYFTLTTYLNPDHPFAAQSQWEKVMKIYIGIIPTFFLIRTKEQLKFLLFVIAISFGLVGLKGGIFAIGTGFSHKVWGPPYSFYADNNDIALALNMMLPVFLLCGRISTSKWLRIMFPVMFIFSVFSVICTWSRGGLLTLAVTVSAILLRQKRKRWLLVLIPGLLLAIPVASTHLPTKWFDRMQTIETYDEDASVLGRFEAWNYAYLRANMSPFSGGGFETFRGLAHDAHSAYFEILGEHGYVALLLWLSLLFGTMIALERVNRRAAKSGKDGWIGDAAISVQTSLLAYAVGGAFLGVAYWDLFYHLNAICVLLKILQREEKFAEEKEIQMTREVMQAG is encoded by the coding sequence GTGCGTGATTTATTGGTATTGTTGTTTACGGTATCCTCGTCCTTCATCGCCTTATTTAAGCCATGGATCGGGGTGCTAGCCTTGGCGGTAATAGGCTATTTAAATCCGCACCGATATGCCTGGGGATTTTCCGTTACCATGCCGATATATTTCATCGTCTTTTCCGCAACCGTAATCGGCATGTTTCTTAACCGAAAGGAAAGCAGGGCGTTTCCGCTGACCAGAGAAACGATGTTGTTCATTTTACTAATGCTCTATTTCACCCTAACAACTTATTTGAATCCGGATCATCCATTCGCTGCCCAGAGCCAGTGGGAAAAGGTGATGAAAATTTATATTGGTATCATCCCCACCTTCTTTTTAATAAGGACAAAAGAACAACTAAAATTTCTACTATTTGTAATAGCAATTTCCTTCGGCCTAGTGGGCCTTAAAGGGGGGATATTTGCTATAGGAACAGGCTTTTCCCATAAGGTATGGGGGCCGCCATATAGCTTTTATGCGGATAACAATGACATCGCGCTCGCCCTGAATATGATGTTGCCGGTATTTTTATTGTGTGGGCGAATATCCACCAGCAAATGGCTGCGCATAATGTTTCCGGTTATGTTTATTTTTTCCGTTTTTTCAGTTATTTGCACATGGTCAAGGGGGGGATTGCTAACCTTGGCCGTTACAGTATCGGCCATACTGCTGAGGCAAAAAAGAAAGAGATGGCTTTTGGTTTTGATTCCGGGATTATTATTGGCCATCCCTGTCGCCTCAACCCACCTGCCGACAAAGTGGTTTGACCGGATGCAAACAATCGAAACCTATGACGAGGACGCATCTGTTTTAGGGCGATTCGAGGCCTGGAACTATGCCTACCTCAGAGCGAATATGTCCCCCTTTTCCGGCGGCGGGTTTGAAACTTTTCGCGGCTTGGCGCATGATGCACACAGTGCGTATTTCGAAATATTGGGCGAACATGGATATGTTGCGCTGCTGCTGTGGCTCAGCTTGTTGTTTGGGACGATGATAGCCTTGGAGAGAGTCAACCGAAGAGCTGCCAAAAGTGGAAAGGATGGTTGGATAGGCGACGCTGCCATTTCGGTTCAAACCTCCCTTTTGGCGTATGCTGTCGGGGGGGCTTTTTTAGGTGTCGCCTATTGGGATTTGTTTTACCATCTGAATGCGATATGCGTGTTGCTGAAAATTTTACAGCGAGAAGAAAAATTCGCTGAAGAAAAAGAGATCCAAATGACCCGCGAGGTCATGCAGGCCGGTTGA
- a CDS encoding sulfotransferase, with protein MINQFNSFQKKIVKNAVYYGKEMAVLYRSLLYPIWRPKLSNPIFIVGCSRAGTTAAYLALSQSADLRSLFRESHETWERLHPASENGWNSHQLTAKEATDADKYAVTRFFYTQLGRKRFVDKANQNCFRIPYLKTLFRDASFLFVKRNGPDNVNSLIHGWARPGEYGKWALDLPEKVAVDGGNYTTWCFFLFEGWRNYLRDSIENVCAQQWIAANTAVLRAKSLVPAPKWVEVSYEDILLRPVETFWDVFSKLSIPFTPVIEKYCSSLVQNPTNAFSKPRLNKWKEENPEQISNILPLLDDTMGKLGYKGY; from the coding sequence ATGATAAATCAATTCAACAGCTTTCAGAAGAAAATCGTTAAAAACGCGGTTTACTATGGAAAAGAAATGGCCGTTCTTTATCGAAGCCTCTTGTACCCAATTTGGCGCCCGAAGCTTTCGAACCCTATTTTCATCGTCGGCTGCTCCAGAGCGGGTACAACGGCCGCCTATCTTGCGCTATCGCAGAGCGCCGATTTGAGATCTCTTTTCAGGGAAAGCCATGAAACATGGGAACGATTGCATCCTGCTTCGGAGAATGGATGGAATTCCCATCAGTTGACCGCAAAAGAGGCAACCGATGCGGATAAGTATGCTGTTACGCGATTTTTTTATACGCAGTTAGGCCGAAAGCGTTTCGTTGATAAAGCAAATCAGAATTGTTTTCGTATACCATACCTGAAAACCCTATTTAGGGACGCCTCCTTTTTATTTGTCAAAAGGAATGGGCCCGATAACGTGAATTCACTTATCCATGGCTGGGCGAGACCCGGCGAATACGGCAAATGGGCGTTGGACTTGCCCGAAAAGGTAGCCGTAGACGGGGGTAATTACACCACCTGGTGTTTTTTCCTCTTTGAGGGTTGGCGAAATTATTTAAGGGACAGTATCGAAAATGTATGTGCGCAACAGTGGATCGCCGCCAATACGGCCGTTTTGAGGGCAAAATCCTTGGTGCCGGCACCAAAATGGGTGGAGGTCAGCTATGAGGACATTCTCTTAAGACCTGTTGAAACATTTTGGGATGTGTTTTCGAAACTGAGCATTCCGTTTACCCCAGTAATTGAAAAATACTGTTCATCGCTAGTGCAAAACCCGACGAACGCATTTTCAAAACCGCGTTTGAATAAATGGAAGGAAGAAAACCCCGAACAAATATCTAACATATTGCCATTACTTGATGATACGATGGGAAAATTGGGATATAAGGGTTATTAG